In Eublepharis macularius isolate TG4126 chromosome 4, MPM_Emac_v1.0, whole genome shotgun sequence, the following are encoded in one genomic region:
- the SHROOM1 gene encoding protein Shroom1 isoform X2, producing MMSSYGNELSKWNLKVRGSEEFQEAETSPSYANKLSSETPIGGMDQCLHIPGKADSAYSSFSGGSNIPECHIPLGYNDHDTLPLEQLPYMDSGYVRGVFNPCVMHSNLKHICQDKPIEMSMHNNMDNNRSYGSISIPGTLYQPPSPVAKLPPPPPPPPPPHSPSPPDWADSSKARRNTDQSHYGICFDYSIQTEKCMQETNKILPSDSPADCYDDCWLSRYKNKNKAIGLEDTWYPANQYTTKKKDSTISTTSSLNFQDYLKSDSSVHTQKIHNSDHNYNIPEAMNSKSFPSPHTSHNAVNDTQENKQYLYACSVHKPPFTETDLPCTMSVSGKQQLCGVLKADEHSGLNQGIYESWPSLKYTDSSLPSLSALAKIKTYEDKNHCFSSGEENSRNVGQPLLKQQPRRQKAPSHGLDMAEIHHSEVCDTANTISYCKHYEDSASQIFNGFRRAKQNEINGSHDVPAKPKQEEMLTSKKAESLSQDDFADRKINRKTTPLLYYLSGGRNTNIMSDPNQAQLQEDFDMRSPRSDHLVSAEPIPTGSNNCINEAATSQNTGLILGSPASSADEKFKHDYREKLKVAQRKVLRETSFKRKDLQMSLPIRLKQEPSSRPSIQHLRSLSLSSTNEDSKLIPPSKPLENISKEEEPQRPQTSRIGGRKRITKEQKKISYSEPEKLNQLDDQRDHSMACRKKNARSRSDEFSEQDTMIISNKALENQGRALSKVELKQIQHNALLQYMERKTGQRPATAHTSALQKPPVQMRPSFLEKFAEDSISNSSSGKKSQNIDSSCPFLDLESNLEVPPLVCSTASIAPASNRGSVSSSMSEKVNWTMQSTVSEGSCAGRCASTKSFLYSGASVSSKGHGRSKSTPSPMQDFYTSTAYPALSSQNHKYYHILPSAPSAEELEANPSDSFGTAKQNTQMAGRRGKSMEETGSAEMVRLSPLSQSTDQLHYLKSWHTSSGLKPDENSQRPNHQNSILQNCEPTSGLLPRQLHPEGVAGLKGSNPTVHALGQPPGTTKHKSTFISLGNPSMCRIPALSVGRLQSQSVPLEPLHPSSAPSPVETDNDVFKESFTSGSEKASTLPFPCRQSKNSVTDRTVPEPALTVSVLQTSMEGKQIKEYNASFYVTKKAESSLGNRLENSEENISAENSQCPEMAPECSAFVLKERINKDSQPKKERSSQSQMSSASGRIQQQQLQVTHTTGYCSEDMTYCTTISDSQGDKNTDHQLANVEQTEHDHIFQEQDTAMSTALLKSREDQRCEDLAVEIVAEDKSPVDILRPHPIRKTTLDLMEGLFPVNISMSDRSFRIKRRNQSVQENDQRNGDSAPDLSHETGYFLGQRVEDPTLLINQILSNSRECLKDPENITFKKRELISKIQLQLQTLRDEKELIQSETKEYAAHGKELESLVQDLCKHNEYERYMMFIGDLEKVVSLLLCLSSRLARVQNAMGKIDENTDAEEKSLNERHSLLSRQREDAKELKENLDRRERVVSGILSKYLTESQLQDYRHFIQAKAALLIEQKDLEEQIKFLEEQLERLEQSIPP from the exons ATGATGTCTTCCTATGGGAATGAATTGTCAAAGTGGAACCTGAAAGTCAGAGGATCAGAAGAGTTCCAGGAGGCAGAGACCTCACCCAGCTATGCTAACAAGCTTTCATCTGAGACCCCTATTGGTGGCATGGACCAGTGTTTACACATCCCTGGGAAAGCAGACTCTGCCTACAGTTCTTTTTCCGGTGGCTCCAATATTCCAGAATGTCATATTCCATTGGGCTACAATGACCATGATACTCTGCCTTTAGAACAGCTCCCATATATGGACTCAGGATATGTAAGAGGTGTTTTTAATCCTTGTGTAATGCACTCTAATCTTAAACATATATGTCAAGACAAGCCAATAGAAATGAGCATGCACAACAACATGGACAATAACAGGTCATATGGAAGCATTTCTATACCTGGGACATTGTACCAACCACCGTCACCTGTGGCAAagcttccacctcctcctcctcctcctcctcctcctcactcacCATCCCCACCAGACTGGGCAGATAGCTCTAAAGCTAGAAGAAATACAGATCAAAGTCATTATGGAATTTGCTTTGACTACAGTATTCAAACAGAGAAGTGCATGCAAGAAACCAACAAAATCCTGCCTTCTGACTCCCCAGCAGATTGTTATGATGACTGTTGGCTCTCaagatataaaaataaaaataaagccatAGGACTAGAAGACACTTGGTATCCTGCCAATCAATACACCACAAAGAAAAAAGACTCTACAATTTCCACCACGTCTTCTTTAAATTTTCAAGACTATTTAAAGTCTGATTCTTCGGTCCACACACAGAAGATTCATAATTCAGACCACAATTATAACATTCCTGAGGCAATGAACTCTAAGTCCTTTCCTTCACCACATACGAGCCATAATGCTGTTAATGATACACAAGAGAACAAACAGTATCTTTATGCTTGCAGTGTACACAAACCACCCTTCACAGAGACAGATCTCCCATGTACCATGTCAGTATCCGGTAAACAACAGCTTTGTGGTGTTCTCAAAGCTGACGAGCATTCAGGTTTGAATCAGGGGATATATGAGAGTTGGCCAAGCTTAAAGTATACGGACAGCTCTCTTCCCAGTCTGAGTGCACTAGCAAAAATTAAGACTTATGAAGACAAGAATCACTGCTTCAGTTCTGGGgaagaaaacagcagaaatgtTGGGCAGCCACTTCTGAAACAGCAACCTAGAAGGCAGAAGGCACCATCTCATGGTTTGGATATGGCAGAAATTCATCATAGTGAAGTTTGTGATACAGCCAACACCATATCTTATTGCAAGCATTATGAGGACTCTGCATCCCAAATTTTCAATGGATTTAGGAGAGCAAAGCAAAATGAAATTAATGGTAGCCATGATGTTCCGGCAAAGCCCAAACAAGAGGAAATGCTGACGTCTAAGAAGGCTGAAAGTCTGTCCCAGGATGACTTTGCCGATAGAAAGATAAATAGAAAAACAACTCCTTTGCTTTACTACCTTTCTGGTGGAAGAAATACCAACATTATGAGTGATCCAAATCAGGCTCAGCTACAAGAAGACTTTGATATGCGATCTCCAAGGAGCGACCATTTAGTTTCTGCAGAACCAATACCAACAGGCAGTAACAACTGTATAAATGAGGCTGCCACCAGCCAGAACACAGGGCTAATTCTAGGGAGCCCAGCATCATCAGCGGATGAAAAGTTCAAGCATGACTATCGTGAAAAACTTAAAGTTGCTCAGAGAAAAGTTCTGAGAGAAACTTCTTTCAAGAGAAAGGATTTACAGATGAGCTTGCCCATTCGGCTAAAGCAGGAGCCTTCCTCAAGGCCGTCCATTCAGCATCTCAGATCTCTGTCATTATCGAGTACAAATGAGGACTCCAAGTTGATTCCTCCTTCCAAGCCCCTGGAAAACATCAGTAAAGAGGAAGAGCCTCAAAGACCACAAACTAGTCGAATTGGGGGAAGGAAAAGGATCACCAAAGAACAAAAGAAGATCTCTTATTCTGAGCCGGAGAAGCTGAATCAGCTGGATGACCAGAGAGATCACAGCATGGCATGTAGAAAGAAAAATGCAAGGTCTAGATCTGATGAATTCAGTGAACAAGATACTATGATCATCAGCAATAAAGCTTTGGAAAATCAAGGTAGGGCTCTTTCGAAAGTAGAACTGAAGCAGATACAGCACAATGCGCTTCTTCAGTACATGGAACGTAAGACTGGACAGCGGCCTGCTACTGCCCATACTAGTGCCCTGCAAAAGCCCCCTGTGCAAATGAGGCCCTCGTTCTTGGAGAAGTTTGCAGAGGACAGCATTTCCAATTCCAGCAGTGGCAAAAAATCACAGAATATTGATAGTTCCTGTCCATTTCTTGATCTGGAGAGTAATCTGGAAGTACCCCCTCTCGTCTGTTctacagcttctatagctccTGCTTCCAACAGGGGCAGTGTCAGTTCTTCAATGTCTGAAAAGGTTAATTGGACAATGCAATCCACTGTCAGTGAAGGAAGTTGTGCTGGCAGGTGTGCTTCAACTAAAAGTTTTCTTTACTCAGGTGCTTCTGTTTCCAGCAAAGGCCATGGAAGATCTAAATCAACTCCTTCTCCTATGCAG GATTTTTATACATCCACAGCCTACCCTGCATTGTCATCTCAGAACCACAAATATTATCACATTTTGCCCAG TGCCCCATCAGCGGAGGAATTAGAAGCTAACCCATCTGACTCTTTTGGGACTGCAAAACAAAACACTCAGATGGCTGGAAGGAGAGGGAAGTCTATGGAGGAAACTGGAAGTGCAGAAATGGTTAGATTATCACCACTGAGTCAAAGTACAGATCAGCTTCACTATCTGAAAAGCTGGCATACTTCTTCTGGGCTGAAGCCGGACGAAAACAGCCAAAGGCCAAATCATCAAAACAGCATTCTGCAGAACTGTGAGCCTACATCTGGACTTCTGCCCAGACAATTGCATCCTGAAGGTGTTGCAGGTCTAAAGGGATCAAATCCAACTGTCCATGCACTTGGACAACCTCCTGGCACAACGAAACACAAGAGCACTTTCATAAGTCTAGGCAATCCATCCATGTGCCGCATACCCGCACTTTCTGTGGGTAGATTACAGTCTCAGAGTGTACCCTTGGAGCCTCTGCATCCTTCATCAGCTCCTTCTCCTGTTGAGACAGACAATGATGTATTTAAGGAGTCTTTTACCAGTGGCTCAGAAAAGGCCTcaacccttcccttcccctgtagACAAAGCAAGAATTCCGTTACAGACAGAACAGTACCAGAACCTGCCTTGACTGTATCAGTTTTACAAACTTCTATGGAAGGGAAACAAATCAAAGAATATAATGCCAG CTTTTATGTTACTAAGAAAGCAGAATCTAGTCTTGGAAACAGActagaaaatagtgaagaaaaTATTTCTGCTGAGAATTCACAGTGTCCAGAGATGGCGCCTGAATGTTCTGCTTTTGTCCTCAAAGAAAGAATTAACAAAGATTCTCAGCCAAAGAAGGAAAGAAGTAGCCAATCCCAAATGTCTAGTGCATCAGGGAGAATACaacagcaacagttacaagtgACCCACACAACAGGATACTGCTCAGAGGACATGACATACTGCACAACTATATCCGATAGCCAAGGAGATAAAAATACTGATCATCAATTAGCAAATGTGGAGCAAACTGAACACGATCATATCTTTCAAGAGCAAGATACAGCTATGTCTACAGCACTGTTAAAATCTCGAGAGGACCAGAGGTGTGAGGACCTTGCTGTTGAGATTGTTGCTGAAGACAAGTCTCCAGTGGATATCCTCAGGCCTCATCCTATTAGGAAGACTACTTTAGACCTCATGGAAGGCCTTTTTCCTGTGAACATTTCAATGTCTGACAGATCCTTTAGAATAAAGAGGAGAAATCAGTCTGTCCAAGAAAATGA CCAAAGAAATGGTGATAGTGCCCCAGACCTATCTCATGAAACTGGGTATTTTCTTGGACAGAGAGTAGAAGATCCCACTTTACTAATAAACCAAATCCTGAGTAACAGCAGAGAGTGCCTCAAGGACCCAGAAAACATCACATTCAAGAAA AGAGAACTTATTTCCAAAATCCAGTTGCAGCTGCAGACTCTGAGAGATGAGAAGGAGCTTATCCAGTCTGAAACCAAGGAGTATGCTGCTCATGGTAAGGAGCTGGAGTCCCTGGTACAAGATCTCTGCAAGCACAACGAATATGAGCGCTATATGATGTTCATTGGAGATTTGGAGAAGGTTGTGAGCCTGCTGCTCTGCCTGTCCAGCCGTCTTGCTCGGGTCCAGAATGCCATGGGGAAAATTGATGAAAATACAGATGCTGAAGAAAAG tcACTGAATGAACGGCACAGCCTCTTGTCCAGACAGCGGGAAGATGCAAAGGAACTGAAAGAGAATTTAGATCGCAGAGAAAGGGTGGTGTCAGGCATCCTTTCCAAATACTTAACCGAGAGTCAGCTCCAGGACTACAGGCACTTTATACAGGCAAAAGCAGCACTATTGATTGAACAGAAGGACCTTGAGGAGCAGATTAAGTTTCTTGAAGAGCAACTGGAGAGGCTGGAGCAGAGTATTCCTCCTTAA
- the SHROOM1 gene encoding protein Shroom1 isoform X1, whose product MMSSYGNELSKWNLKVRGSEEFQEAETSPSYANKLSSETPIGGMDQCLHIPGKADSAYSSFSGGSNIPECHIPLGYNDHDTLPLEQLPYMDSGYVRGVFNPCVMHSNLKHICQDKPIEMSMHNNMDNNRSYGSISIPGTLYQPPSPVAKLPPPPPPPPPPHSPSPPDWADSSKARRNTDQSHYGICFDYSIQTEKCMQETNKILPSDSPADCYDDCWLSRYKNKNKAIGLEDTWYPANQYTTKKKDSTISTTSSLNFQDYLKSDSSVHTQKIHNSDHNYNIPEAMNSKSFPSPHTSHNAVNDTQENKQYLYACSVHKPPFTETDLPCTMSVSGKQQLCGVLKADEHSGLNQGIYESWPSLKYTDSSLPSLSALAKIKTYEDKNHCFSSGEENSRNVGQPLLKQQPRRQKAPSHGLDMAEIHHSEVCDTANTISYCKHYEDSASQIFNGFRRAKQNEINGSHDVPAKPKQEEMLTSKKAESLSQDDFADRKINRKTTPLLYYLSGGRNTNIMSDPNQAQLQEDFDMRSPRSDHLVSAEPIPTGSNNCINEAATSQNTGLILGSPASSADEKFKHDYREKLKVAQRKVLRETSFKRKDLQMSLPIRLKQEPSSRPSIQHLRSLSLSSTNEDSKLIPPSKPLENISKEEEPQRPQTSRIGGRKRITKEQKKISYSEPEKLNQLDDQRDHSMACRKKNARSRSDEFSEQDTMIISNKALENQGRALSKVELKQIQHNALLQYMERKTGQRPATAHTSALQKPPVQMRPSFLEKFAEDSISNSSSGKKSQNIDSSCPFLDLESNLEVPPLVCSTASIAPASNRGSVSSSMSEKVNWTMQSTVSEGSCAGRCASTKSFLYSGASVSSKGHGRSKSTPSPMQDFYTSTAYPALSSQNHKYYHILPSAPSAEELEANPSDSFGTAKQNTQMAGRRGKSMEETGSAEMVRLSPLSQSTDQLHYLKSWHTSSGLKPDENSQRPNHQNSILQNCEPTSGLLPRQLHPEGVAGLKGSNPTVHALGQPPGTTKHKSTFISLGNPSMCRIPALSVGRLQSQSVPLEPLHPSSAPSPVETDNDVFKESFTSGSEKASTLPFPCRQSKNSVTDRTVPEPALTVSVLQTSMEGKQIKEYNASFYVTKKAESSLGNRLENSEENISAENSQCPEMAPECSAFVLKERINKDSQPKKERSSQSQMSSASGRIQQQQLQVTHTTGYCSEDMTYCTTISDSQGDKNTDHQLANVEQTEHDHIFQEQDTAMSTALLKSREDQRCEDLAVEIVAEDKSPVDILRPHPIRKTTLDLMEGLFPVNISMSDRSFRIKRRNQSVQENDQRNGDSAPDLSHETGYFLGQRVEDPTLLINQILSNSRECLKDPENITFKKRELISKIQLQLQTLRDEKELIQSETKEYAAHGKELESLVQDLCKHNEYERYMMFIGDLEKVVSLLLCLSSRLARVQNAMGKIDENTDAEEKQSLNERHSLLSRQREDAKELKENLDRRERVVSGILSKYLTESQLQDYRHFIQAKAALLIEQKDLEEQIKFLEEQLERLEQSIPP is encoded by the exons ATGATGTCTTCCTATGGGAATGAATTGTCAAAGTGGAACCTGAAAGTCAGAGGATCAGAAGAGTTCCAGGAGGCAGAGACCTCACCCAGCTATGCTAACAAGCTTTCATCTGAGACCCCTATTGGTGGCATGGACCAGTGTTTACACATCCCTGGGAAAGCAGACTCTGCCTACAGTTCTTTTTCCGGTGGCTCCAATATTCCAGAATGTCATATTCCATTGGGCTACAATGACCATGATACTCTGCCTTTAGAACAGCTCCCATATATGGACTCAGGATATGTAAGAGGTGTTTTTAATCCTTGTGTAATGCACTCTAATCTTAAACATATATGTCAAGACAAGCCAATAGAAATGAGCATGCACAACAACATGGACAATAACAGGTCATATGGAAGCATTTCTATACCTGGGACATTGTACCAACCACCGTCACCTGTGGCAAagcttccacctcctcctcctcctcctcctcctcctcactcacCATCCCCACCAGACTGGGCAGATAGCTCTAAAGCTAGAAGAAATACAGATCAAAGTCATTATGGAATTTGCTTTGACTACAGTATTCAAACAGAGAAGTGCATGCAAGAAACCAACAAAATCCTGCCTTCTGACTCCCCAGCAGATTGTTATGATGACTGTTGGCTCTCaagatataaaaataaaaataaagccatAGGACTAGAAGACACTTGGTATCCTGCCAATCAATACACCACAAAGAAAAAAGACTCTACAATTTCCACCACGTCTTCTTTAAATTTTCAAGACTATTTAAAGTCTGATTCTTCGGTCCACACACAGAAGATTCATAATTCAGACCACAATTATAACATTCCTGAGGCAATGAACTCTAAGTCCTTTCCTTCACCACATACGAGCCATAATGCTGTTAATGATACACAAGAGAACAAACAGTATCTTTATGCTTGCAGTGTACACAAACCACCCTTCACAGAGACAGATCTCCCATGTACCATGTCAGTATCCGGTAAACAACAGCTTTGTGGTGTTCTCAAAGCTGACGAGCATTCAGGTTTGAATCAGGGGATATATGAGAGTTGGCCAAGCTTAAAGTATACGGACAGCTCTCTTCCCAGTCTGAGTGCACTAGCAAAAATTAAGACTTATGAAGACAAGAATCACTGCTTCAGTTCTGGGgaagaaaacagcagaaatgtTGGGCAGCCACTTCTGAAACAGCAACCTAGAAGGCAGAAGGCACCATCTCATGGTTTGGATATGGCAGAAATTCATCATAGTGAAGTTTGTGATACAGCCAACACCATATCTTATTGCAAGCATTATGAGGACTCTGCATCCCAAATTTTCAATGGATTTAGGAGAGCAAAGCAAAATGAAATTAATGGTAGCCATGATGTTCCGGCAAAGCCCAAACAAGAGGAAATGCTGACGTCTAAGAAGGCTGAAAGTCTGTCCCAGGATGACTTTGCCGATAGAAAGATAAATAGAAAAACAACTCCTTTGCTTTACTACCTTTCTGGTGGAAGAAATACCAACATTATGAGTGATCCAAATCAGGCTCAGCTACAAGAAGACTTTGATATGCGATCTCCAAGGAGCGACCATTTAGTTTCTGCAGAACCAATACCAACAGGCAGTAACAACTGTATAAATGAGGCTGCCACCAGCCAGAACACAGGGCTAATTCTAGGGAGCCCAGCATCATCAGCGGATGAAAAGTTCAAGCATGACTATCGTGAAAAACTTAAAGTTGCTCAGAGAAAAGTTCTGAGAGAAACTTCTTTCAAGAGAAAGGATTTACAGATGAGCTTGCCCATTCGGCTAAAGCAGGAGCCTTCCTCAAGGCCGTCCATTCAGCATCTCAGATCTCTGTCATTATCGAGTACAAATGAGGACTCCAAGTTGATTCCTCCTTCCAAGCCCCTGGAAAACATCAGTAAAGAGGAAGAGCCTCAAAGACCACAAACTAGTCGAATTGGGGGAAGGAAAAGGATCACCAAAGAACAAAAGAAGATCTCTTATTCTGAGCCGGAGAAGCTGAATCAGCTGGATGACCAGAGAGATCACAGCATGGCATGTAGAAAGAAAAATGCAAGGTCTAGATCTGATGAATTCAGTGAACAAGATACTATGATCATCAGCAATAAAGCTTTGGAAAATCAAGGTAGGGCTCTTTCGAAAGTAGAACTGAAGCAGATACAGCACAATGCGCTTCTTCAGTACATGGAACGTAAGACTGGACAGCGGCCTGCTACTGCCCATACTAGTGCCCTGCAAAAGCCCCCTGTGCAAATGAGGCCCTCGTTCTTGGAGAAGTTTGCAGAGGACAGCATTTCCAATTCCAGCAGTGGCAAAAAATCACAGAATATTGATAGTTCCTGTCCATTTCTTGATCTGGAGAGTAATCTGGAAGTACCCCCTCTCGTCTGTTctacagcttctatagctccTGCTTCCAACAGGGGCAGTGTCAGTTCTTCAATGTCTGAAAAGGTTAATTGGACAATGCAATCCACTGTCAGTGAAGGAAGTTGTGCTGGCAGGTGTGCTTCAACTAAAAGTTTTCTTTACTCAGGTGCTTCTGTTTCCAGCAAAGGCCATGGAAGATCTAAATCAACTCCTTCTCCTATGCAG GATTTTTATACATCCACAGCCTACCCTGCATTGTCATCTCAGAACCACAAATATTATCACATTTTGCCCAG TGCCCCATCAGCGGAGGAATTAGAAGCTAACCCATCTGACTCTTTTGGGACTGCAAAACAAAACACTCAGATGGCTGGAAGGAGAGGGAAGTCTATGGAGGAAACTGGAAGTGCAGAAATGGTTAGATTATCACCACTGAGTCAAAGTACAGATCAGCTTCACTATCTGAAAAGCTGGCATACTTCTTCTGGGCTGAAGCCGGACGAAAACAGCCAAAGGCCAAATCATCAAAACAGCATTCTGCAGAACTGTGAGCCTACATCTGGACTTCTGCCCAGACAATTGCATCCTGAAGGTGTTGCAGGTCTAAAGGGATCAAATCCAACTGTCCATGCACTTGGACAACCTCCTGGCACAACGAAACACAAGAGCACTTTCATAAGTCTAGGCAATCCATCCATGTGCCGCATACCCGCACTTTCTGTGGGTAGATTACAGTCTCAGAGTGTACCCTTGGAGCCTCTGCATCCTTCATCAGCTCCTTCTCCTGTTGAGACAGACAATGATGTATTTAAGGAGTCTTTTACCAGTGGCTCAGAAAAGGCCTcaacccttcccttcccctgtagACAAAGCAAGAATTCCGTTACAGACAGAACAGTACCAGAACCTGCCTTGACTGTATCAGTTTTACAAACTTCTATGGAAGGGAAACAAATCAAAGAATATAATGCCAG CTTTTATGTTACTAAGAAAGCAGAATCTAGTCTTGGAAACAGActagaaaatagtgaagaaaaTATTTCTGCTGAGAATTCACAGTGTCCAGAGATGGCGCCTGAATGTTCTGCTTTTGTCCTCAAAGAAAGAATTAACAAAGATTCTCAGCCAAAGAAGGAAAGAAGTAGCCAATCCCAAATGTCTAGTGCATCAGGGAGAATACaacagcaacagttacaagtgACCCACACAACAGGATACTGCTCAGAGGACATGACATACTGCACAACTATATCCGATAGCCAAGGAGATAAAAATACTGATCATCAATTAGCAAATGTGGAGCAAACTGAACACGATCATATCTTTCAAGAGCAAGATACAGCTATGTCTACAGCACTGTTAAAATCTCGAGAGGACCAGAGGTGTGAGGACCTTGCTGTTGAGATTGTTGCTGAAGACAAGTCTCCAGTGGATATCCTCAGGCCTCATCCTATTAGGAAGACTACTTTAGACCTCATGGAAGGCCTTTTTCCTGTGAACATTTCAATGTCTGACAGATCCTTTAGAATAAAGAGGAGAAATCAGTCTGTCCAAGAAAATGA CCAAAGAAATGGTGATAGTGCCCCAGACCTATCTCATGAAACTGGGTATTTTCTTGGACAGAGAGTAGAAGATCCCACTTTACTAATAAACCAAATCCTGAGTAACAGCAGAGAGTGCCTCAAGGACCCAGAAAACATCACATTCAAGAAA AGAGAACTTATTTCCAAAATCCAGTTGCAGCTGCAGACTCTGAGAGATGAGAAGGAGCTTATCCAGTCTGAAACCAAGGAGTATGCTGCTCATGGTAAGGAGCTGGAGTCCCTGGTACAAGATCTCTGCAAGCACAACGAATATGAGCGCTATATGATGTTCATTGGAGATTTGGAGAAGGTTGTGAGCCTGCTGCTCTGCCTGTCCAGCCGTCTTGCTCGGGTCCAGAATGCCATGGGGAAAATTGATGAAAATACAGATGCTGAAGAAAAG cagtcACTGAATGAACGGCACAGCCTCTTGTCCAGACAGCGGGAAGATGCAAAGGAACTGAAAGAGAATTTAGATCGCAGAGAAAGGGTGGTGTCAGGCATCCTTTCCAAATACTTAACCGAGAGTCAGCTCCAGGACTACAGGCACTTTATACAGGCAAAAGCAGCACTATTGATTGAACAGAAGGACCTTGAGGAGCAGATTAAGTTTCTTGAAGAGCAACTGGAGAGGCTGGAGCAGAGTATTCCTCCTTAA